One window of Medicago truncatula cultivar Jemalong A17 chromosome 2, MtrunA17r5.0-ANR, whole genome shotgun sequence genomic DNA carries:
- the LOC25486533 gene encoding beta-glucosidase 24 — translation MFCPFNLEKLSSSILVFNNLANSQFHKGMACSSIPIMAAVVTPATTTLVHHSFLNQRSFSTGLNKCWIGPRFSELKMAATVIPTTYDDDSSDLSRSSFPKGFVFGTASSAYQYEGAVNEDGRGKSNWDKIAHEPGNIKDGKNADVAVDHYHRYKEDVAIMKYMNTDAYRFSISWARILPKGKLSGGKNKEGIRFYNNLINELLDNGLVPYVTLFHSDFPQTLLDEYGGFHSPYIVDDFKSFVEVCFEEFGDRVNHWITLNEPYFYSTSTKYPLVAAQNLLLAHAAAVKLYKTNYQASQKGIIGITLNCTWFLPQSDNPLDHQAAERALDLLLGWFLQPLTTGEYPASMVSNLETLPKFTKEQYESLIGSYDFIGINYYTSTYAVNKPPQEKNLYPTSNDDLYRAMHYTATSERADGTPIGPKFGSWLYVYPKGIQELLLYIKKKYNNPVIYITENGLNEYDDPTLSLEETLMDIYRIDYHYRHLYYVASAIRQGVNVQGYFAWSLFDNFEWQDGYTLRFGINFVDFKNNLKRYPKLSARWFRKFLEKP, via the exons atgTTTTGTCCCTTTAATCTTGAAAAACTATCAAGTTCCATTCTAGTTTTCAATAACTTAGCAAATTCACAATTTCATAAGGGCATGGCATGTTCTTCCATTCCAATAATGGCCGCAGTTGTTACTCCTGCTACTACTACACTTGTTCACCACTCTTTTCTAAACCAAAGAAGTTTTTCAACAG gTCTCAACAAATGTTGGATCGGTCCTCGCTTCTCTGAGTTAAAAATGGCCGCAACTGTTATTCCGACTACATATGATGATGACAGTTCTGATCTAAGTCGGAGTAGTTTTCCGAAAGGTTTCGTTTTCGGTACTGCCTCCTCAGCTTATCAG TACGAAGGTGCTGTAAATGAAGACGGAAGAGGAAAAAGTAATTGGGATAAAATAGCCCATGAACCAG GAAATATAAAGGATGGAAAGAACGCAGATGTAGCTGTTGATCACTATCATCGTTATAAG GAAGATGTTGCAATCATGAAGTATATGAATACAGATGCATACAGATTCTCCATCTCTTGGGCGAGGATATTGCCAA AAGGAAAACTTAGTGGCGGTAAAAACAAAGAAGGAATCAGATTTTACAACAACCTGATCAATGAGCTACTTGATAATG GTCTAGTACCATATGTGACCCTTTTTCATTCGGATTTTCCCCAGACCTTACTTGATGAGTATGGTGGCTTCCACAGCCCCTATATTGT AGATGATTTCAAGAGCTTTGTGGAGGTATGCTTCGAGGAATTTGGAGACAGAGTAAATCATTGGATTACTCTTAATGAGCCATACTTTTACTCTACGAGTACAAAATATCCCCTCGTGGCCGCACAAAACCTACTTCTCGCTCATGCAGCTGCTGTCAAATTGTATAAAACAAATTATCAG GCTTCTCAAAAGGGTATAATAGGCATCACATTAAACTGTACCTGGTTTTTGCCGCAATCAGATAACCCGTTAGATCATCAAGCTGCCGAACGTGCCCTTGATTTATTGCTTGGATG GTTTTTACAACCACTGACAACAGGAGAGTACCCAGCAAGCATGGTGTCTAATTTGGAAACATTACCAAAGTTCACTAAAGAGCAATATGAGAGTCTTATTGGGTCATACGATTTTATTGGAATTAATTACTACACCTCCACGTATGCTGTCAATAAACCCCCTCAAGAAAAAAATCTTTACCCAACGTCCAATGATGACTTGTATAGAGCTATGCATTACACGGCAACAA GTGAGCGTGCTGATGGAACACCAATTGGACCAAAG TTTGGAAGTTGGCTATATGTTTATCCAAAGGGGATTCAAGAGCTACTGTTGTacataaagaaaaagtataACAATCCTGTTATTTACATAACAGAAAATG GTTTAAATGAGTACGATGATCCAACCCTATCACTCGAAGAGACGCTCATGGATATTTATAGAATTGATTACCATTATCGTCATCTTTATTACGTTGCATCTGCAATCAG GCAAGGTGTGAATGTACAAGGATATTTTGCATGGTCCCTTTTCGACAATTTTGAATGGCAAGACGGATACACCTTACGTTTTGGAATTAACTTTGTTGATTTCAAAAATAATCTTAAAAGATACCCTAAGCTCTCTGCCCGTTGGTTTAGGAAGTTTCTTGAGAAACCTTAG